In Bubalus bubalis isolate 160015118507 breed Murrah chromosome 20, NDDB_SH_1, whole genome shotgun sequence, the sequence CTAAGGCGGAGGTGACGCTGGGACCACACTTTGCCCCCCAGGAGTCCCCATACCCACCCTGAACCTGTCAGTCCtccgcccctcctcctcctccactctgAACCTCTCCCATGTCTTCCTGTCAGATGATTGCCTAGAAACAAAAGCAATCTCTTATACCAACTTCTGATTGCTCctgttatttaattttccatACCCTAAACAACCACAGTTTGTCTTGAGGCCAGTAATACCTCTAGCCCCACTACCGTGTCGGGCCAGGTGCAAGGAAGCCAGCTCTGTTCCCCTTCCCGCATCTTCTGCAGCCTCCGTCTTGCCATGTTCCACTCCTCAGGGCCTGACCTGAGCATGACGGTGACCTGGAGGGTTTTCCCAGACCTTGCGTGGAGGCGGCTGCTGTGGCTGATGCGCGCTGGTCTCCCTGGCGGGGGCGGTGAGTGCTCTTCCCCCCAGCCCACCTCTGGCGCTCCCTCGGAGTCTAGTCCTTGGCGGAGCTGGAAGGGAGGAAGCCCCCCGTGCTGTGGGGACCTCAGGCTAGGGCCTTTCTGCTCTGGCTCTGCTTCTCAGGGCTGAGCGCTGACTCTGGAAGGCTGGGAGCaggttggggcaggaggagaggtcTGGAATTTGGCTTCACTGGAGGAGCAACAGCAGGAAGGGGCACCTGGGGGTGGAGGAAAGGACAAAACCCGGGATCCAGGAATCACAAGGTACCCCAGCATGgtgctccccaccctcctccgCGTCCACCTGGCCCTGGGGTCCCCACTTCTCCCACGCAAAGGAGGAGTCACTGCCTGGTGCTCCATTGGTGGAGGCAACCCCCCCACTCCCAGATCTCTTTCCCTGTCCCAACTCTCCTGGCCACGTGGGGCCCCGAGTTCTGTCTCTGTCCACCCACCCACTGCAGCATTTCTGAGGCTAAGCGGAGCCCATTTAGAGGATTCTGCTTGACCACCCTGGGATCAGCCCCCATTAGTGGGTAAACTTTTGGGGCACAGGGATTGTACCGCCCAGGCTCTGTCAATACCCACTGGGAAATGTCTGCACAAAGCCTTGGCAGCTGGGAGGCAGACCCCACCCAGAGTAAACACCCCAAAGGGACTGACCCCTGTGCCTTACCGTGTCTGGCTGGACACGCCAAAGCAGGTCTTCCGCTTCCACACCTGGAATGGGAAGGCTGGGGTCAGGCCAAGCTTTCCAGCTGGAAGACCCTCAGCTCCCTTGGGTGGGCTCAGGAAGGAAACGAGCCCTCACCTTGACTCAGAGGGTCAAGGGTCCAGCATGTCTCTCAGGAAAACGCCCCTGGCCCAGACAGACACTCACCAGGACCAGCGCAATaaacaggagacccaggaggaTGAGTGCCATAGCATAGCAGGGGATGGAGGTGTCAGGCTGACCTGAGGATGCAGAACAAAGCAGGGAGATGGCTGGGGCTGGTCACCATTCTTCGAGACCACAGACCCCTGAGAAGGCACAGCCAGGCCTGCAGAGAAGTCCCGAGTGAGGGGTCCTTGCCCAGAAATGCTACAAGAACAGAGCTCTGAAGCTGGGGCCACCTTGGAGGGCTCCCAGGAAGAGGAGGCTGGGCTTGGACCCTAAAGATCTGCagcaggaagaagggaggggaggaggggcagcaggCTGCAGAGTCAGGGCAACCAGGGGCAGGGAGGCAACAGgcctgaggcaggaggcagatggaTAGAAGATAGAGAGGGAGGCACTGACCGAGGCCTGGGATGACCATCTTCACAGAGAGGCCCTCCGTTTCCCGCAGGGCTCGCAGACCCCGGAGCACGCAGCCCTGCACGACGGCTCAGGCCGGCGCAGGCCTGAAGAAGGTGGTGGCCACCCTGGCGGTCAGTGGGTCAGGCCTGGCCGGAGGATCACCACCCGTGTCAGGAGGCTAGAGAGCCTGGGGGCCTCACTCAGGAAGGCTGTTTCTCTGAGCCCCTGACCCCACCCacagaggccagccctgggccccaGGTCACCCAGAGCCACCAAGGACTTACTGGAACTTCTCCACCACCACTTGGCTGAAGGGCCGCAGAGGCCTGAGGATGGTGGTCAGCTGGGGAGCAGAGAAGGTGAAGAGGGTCATGGCCTTACTGCAGCCTTTTGGGGCCCCTCCCTGAGGCCTCCtgctcttccctccccctccccacttcaccCATCTCGTCAGTTGCCCCCGAAGTTTCCGGGAGTTAGGGCTGGTTTTGTCCTTCAGAGCCTCGGTGAAGGGTTGGTCCAGGATCTGCAGCCACACTTCACAAAGCACCAGCTCTGCTTTCTCCCCTAGATGGGTGAGGAGGTGGGCATCACCCCTCTCCTGGGAGCCCTGGGCTGCACACCCCGCCTCTACACTCTCAGCCAACAGTCAGCCAAATCCAGGCTGAGGCTCAGTCCAGCCCTGCTGCCTTAGCCCATGAGCTaaaaatacttttacatttttcagaTAGTTGAAAAACATCGAAAGGATGGTATCCTGTGGCACAATTACATGACATTCAAGTCTCCGTATCTGTCTAGTCGTACTGGCGCACAGCCATGCCCATCTATGTGATGTCTGTGGCTGCCTTCTCCTTATAAGGGAGCAGTCAAGTAGTTATGAGAGACATGATGGCCCACAGAGCCTATCTGTCCAGCTGCCCATCTAAGGTCCCACATCTGATTCTCTGTGGCCCCAGGACAAGAGTAGGTGTGACTGAGATGAAATTCTGTCCATTCTCCAAAGGAGGAACACTGAGACCCGAGAGATTAAGAGGCTGCCGGCCAAGGACACCCAGGGATCCCAGCCCTGACTCACTGTTGACCCCAACTCACCGTTGGCCATGATGCTGGATTTCTGGACAGCAGGATCCATTATGCTCTGGGCCAGGAAATTGGCCAAGCCAGGGAGGTGGGTACCTACGGGGGTCTGAAACTTGTATTCGATGTAAACGCCCACCCACTGGTCCGTGTTACTAGGGCAAGTACAAGGAGGGAGTGCAAGGGTTACAGGCTTGGCCAGCACGTGTTTCTAGAAGCAGGCATTTAGCCTCCCACCCCAGCACATCCTCAGGCTTAGGGCTCCCTGCCTCCTAAGGCAGAGCTTTACAGGGCCAGTTGGGGCTACCCAGGACAAAGCCCTCCCCTGGTGGCCCCTGAGCCCACAGCTCCCATGGCCTGGCTCACAGCCCCCTCTGTCCCAGGGCGGCCCccaggagaggaggaaggcaggcTGGGCTGCAGGAGGAGAGCCCAACCCACCTGAAGAGGAGCAGGGGGCCCTCCTGGGGATGCGCTGAATAGAATTCTGCCACCACGGCCGTGACCTGTGGGGAGTCCTGGAAGTCAGAGTGGGCCTGGAGCTCTCTCCTGAGACTCagcgtggggtggggaggggcaggaccGGGGTGAGGCGACTGAGCAGCTCCTTAAACCTTGCGTTCTGGGCACCTCCCTCACTCACTCTAGTGCTGGCCCTGGGTAGGGGTGTCTGGTTACAGAGCCTGACCATAACCCCTGAGGTGACCTGTTGCCTGCCCCAGACAACCTCCCCAATGCCAGGCGGAATGTCATCCCTCAAACTGGGGCCCAGTGGGTAGGGCTGTGTGCCCTTCATGCCTGCCTCCTCCCATAGGGCCATGGCTGGGGctgccccacccctcacccccaagcCACAGAGGCCTGCAGTCAAGGAAGGCAAAGTGAGTCCCAGGCCTTGGAGGGCAGGCCAGAGGCCACCTCACCTGTGGGAGGATCTTCTTTTCCAGCAGGACAAAGGGGGCAGAGccgggcaggaggagcaggggatggaAGGGCTCCATGGCTGTGAGATGGATGCTGAGGGTCTCCAGGGCCAGGTCAGTCAGGTTGGACCCTGAGAGCCATGGCTAGGAGTTCAGGAGGCCCTGGGAGCCTCCTGATCCACCACCCCCTGCCTCATGGCTGGGAAAGGGGGTACACCTCTCTAAGGAGCACCCCTAGCTGTCCATGGGCAccaaggagggggtgggggaagaggggtGGGCAGAGACTCACCATCCGAGGCGAGGCTGCTCTCATCCAAGGACAGGTTCCCTAGCATCCACCCTGCGGCCTTCACTGAGTGGTACAGGGTCCAGAGGACTTCACGGGCAGAGGGGCCCGGGACGTGGCCCCCAAACACAAGGGAGGCATTCACAGCTGCGGAGTTGGGCCTGTGGGCAGACTCCTCCTTACCAGGGGTCCAGGCGGGACAGGGAGATCCCTGGGGGACGGATGAAGACCTGGCTGGCGCACAGGACCAGGGTCCTGAGGAAGGAGGGAGCTGTGGACCGGGTTGCTGTGTGACAtcacccctctgggcctcagctgaGCTCCTGGCTAAAGTGGGGATAATGGTTCCTTTCAGCAGGGCTGCGTGGGGACTAATGGTGCAGCCAGCAGAGCACACAGCAGGTGCCTGGGAAAGCCAGTCCCCTTGGACAGCCCAACAAACTGGCTCTGATGGGAACACTGGGAATCCCGCCCAGGGAAAGAGCCGCTGTGAGCAAGCAGGAAGTCAGCCTGAGTCAGGCTGAGAAAAACATCTTCGGTGGTATCACAAGGAGCAGGGGGTCGGGAGAGAGGGAGGTGACAGGCCTGAGGAATCTCTATAAGCCTGTGGGAGGTGGGCCATGTGGCCACATCCCAAGGAGGCAGCCTGGCCTGAGCACCGGGTTGAAGGAGTTTGTGGGGAAAGATCTGAAAACAAGCAGCCTCAGGACCCAGACTTCCTTCATCTTTCCCCAGAGTACCCGTTTTGTGCTGTGCcctcctgggtttgggaagacaAAGCCTCTGTTCAGACCCAGGGCAGGGAATCCAGAGACTGATTTCAGTTCAGAGGGGAAACTTTCTAACCAACTTGGGTCAAGGAAAGATAGTGGTGGTGAACTTCCCATCACTAAGTATAACCAAGCTTCCATCAAGGTCCACGTGAGCTCACAACTCATATGGGGCTGTGATGATTTGGACTTTCTCAACCTTTTCTATAAGATTTCAGGACTGGCATCTGCTGACCAAATCTGGCTTTAGGACTCCCACAGCATCCTCAGAGGCTCGGAACCAGAgagccccacccccccaccccagagaaTTTGTACCTGCTTACATGTCATTTAAtttcccatgtggcgctagtggtaaagaacccacctgccaatgcaggtagatgtaagagacgtgggttcagtctctgggttgcaaagatcccctggaggagggcatggcaacccactccagtattgttgcctggagagtcccatggacagaggagcctggtgaattacagtccatagagtcccacagagccagacatgatggaagtgacttggcacacaggcATGTCACTTAAGGGCtcttggcccagggaagtcctctgcctTCTCTACCAGGTTCAGGCAAAACCTGGCACCCCTGCCCCAATCCTGCAGCTGGAATTGGAGCTCAGAGCAGGCAGGAGGTCCCCTAAGTTTACACAGCCAGAGGCGCAGCCAGATGTGGGCCTCCTGCCTGCCCACTGAGGGCTTTTCTGGCCCTCAAGGCGCTGTGttggagcagagcagagcagggcagggcagCCTGGCCAGGTACACTTGTGGCCTGAGAAGGCACAGACCACCTGGCAGACGTGTGGCGGACCCTGAGAGACTCGCTCGCTCACCTGAATTGCAGGACGCCGACGCCCTCAAAGCTGGAGAAGGCCTCATGATACAGGGACTGGAGCTGGGGGCAGACAGAGCCAGGTGAGGGCCCTCACGGCGCCCCCTTCTCCACAGCGCCAGCTCCCCCTCATTATCTCTGGTCTTGGCCCTGCAGTGGCCTCACTGTCCACCTGGATAGCCCAGGGCCACCCAAGCCTTCCCCGCATGGCTACCAGAGACCACTTGCCCACCACCCTCTACTGAGAACCACAGGGTGCCCTCAGCTATCCAGCAAACACACAGCCTTCCCAGGCCTTTCCTTCACTGCAGTTTTACTGAAAATGGCTCTCCAATCCGATTAGCCTGTATGCCCACAGCCACCACCCTGCAGGCAGCAGCCCCTCCTAATTCTCCCTCGCCCAGCCCGGgcctcaagtcttctccagaCAGCCTCTCACCTGTGACCCTGGACCTCAGCCTCTACCCACCTTTCCACCCCAAGGTCCTCACACATCCGTTTCCTCTGTCTAGGAAATGTTTGCTCATTTCATCTGGCTTAGCCTTCTGTCCATCCCAGTTAAAATTCTCCTTCCTCAGAAAGGTGTTCTCTGGGCACCCCCCTGACCCCAGCTATCTAATCCAGTCTTCTGCTTATCCTGTTAGAGTTCCCCACACTCCGTCTCTGCAAGAGTCTCTGCCTGGCTCCGCTTCCTGCTGGAGCCACTCACAAGACAGGGTCAGCTTTCTACCTCTTGGGCTCCCACTGTGCACCCCACATGTTCCTCCCCACACCGACGAGAAGCCCAGGGCAGGTTTAACTCACTCCATACTTCCAGAGCCCCCATGGGCACCCCACCCTGGGCCCAGCCGCCCGCACGGAGCTGTGGTTCACAGGGAGAGGCAAGCTGGGATGGGACAGTGTGGGGAAGGGAGCCGACAGAGGGAGAGATGCCAGCTCCGTGGGGCCAGGGTCTGAGTCGTGGGGGGAGGCCCCTCCGAGGGCCAGGGTAGTGGAGGAATAGCAGGAGCCAAAACAGAATAGAGACAGGCCTGTGTGCTCAGAGGCaagcggggtggggtgggctggggtcagCACTCCTGAGATGAAGGAAGACACCCACACCTGATGTCGGATGTTGTCACGCAGCAGCCGGTACTCTGGAGAGGCAGGGTTCCCAAGTGCCACCACCGAGGCTTCATTGGTGATCCTAAAGGTCACAAAGTGAGTCGCATGGCTGGGTCGTGGGGAGGAGGATCTGGAGTCCTGCAATGAGACAGTCTGGCGGGGACGAGACAGGGAAGGCGACTGGGGGGAGGCCACACCTCCTGGGACTCTGGGACAGCCAGCAGGAAGGCCAAGGGCACATCTGAGGGAGAGGGTGGCCAAGGAGCCTGGGCTAGCAGGGACCAATGGCCTAGGCTGGACTGTCCACTGAGGAGCAGCCATCCCTGTAACCACCGGAGGTGGCTGGGCAGGCGGAAAGCTGGAAACATTGACGAGACGGCCTGCGGTTGTGTGGGGGAGCACAGATGCAGAAGCGCCCCGGGAGGTTCTGGCTCTGGCGGTGAAGGGGAACCTGGGCCCACGATGGGTGATAGTGATGCCAGTGCGGGTGATGGGGATGTACATGGGGATGGTGGTGGCGGTAATGCTGATGGCAACTGCCAAGAGGGCACTGTTGAGAGCAACGGCGACGCTGAAGGGCCCAGGCCCAGACTGGACGCCAGACCATTTCTAGGGGAGCCCGAGACCGCTGTGAGGGCTGCAGAAGCCGTGTCCAGCACTGACCGCACTGTTGCTACAGGAGGAAGCGGCTCTGTCGCAGCCAACATGTGACTGATCGATGCAAACGCAAGTGGGCCCTGGGGTGCTGAGGACACGGCCTTCTCTGGGGCCCTTGGAGCCAACGTCAGAAGTGGGGCGTTCCCTGGCCTGAAGTTGCTGGGCCCTGATGCAGATGGTGTCCAGACCTTGGGGTTGAAGAGGTGCCTGCTCACAGGCTGGGACTGCGGTTGGGGAGAAGCCTGCAGTGGTGATGTGGCAGCCCTCTCTGGAGACCCAGGGACCAAGATCTCCTCTCCATCTCCAGGTGCAGCCACATGGGACACTGGCTGGGACTTGGGGGTGCCGTGGGCTGCAGGCTCAGCTACTGCGGATAGAGCTGCTCTGTGTGTGGCACCTCCTGGGGTGCCAGAGGGTCCCAAAGGGGCAGTCTGGTTCAGGAGGAGCTGCAAGTCCAGGAGGAAGCCTAGGAGACCTTGCTGGTCCCCGGGGGCCTCTGGGAAAAGGCCTCTTGCCCTCCTGTCAGGAGCCTCCCCTGACCTCTCAGCTGAGGGAGAGACCCCTGCAGGGACTGGCACCAAGTGGTTTAATGATGAGAGGAGTATCTTCTTGCTGCCACCTTGCAAAGCAGATGTGCCAGAGGTCCAGGGAGATGGGCTCAGGTCTTCATGAgcaggaggaaggggcagggcagGAGCTGAGACCACCAGGACATCTGCAAACCAGGAGAGCCCTTTTCTATCAGCCACTCGGTGGGCTGGGAACTGGCCCACAGTCTCAGGTGCCTGctctccctgccacctccctgctTTAGGGCACCTGAGGAGACCCAAACCCTGGCCCCGGCTCTGCCCCGAACCACTGGTCTACCTCCAGAGAAATCTCCCCTCTCTGATCCAAGCCCACCAGAGACAAGGCAACCCTGCCCTGCCACTAGAAAGGGGGACTGTGAGGGTAAGAGGGTATACCTCAAGGGTCCCACTCTTTTCTTCCACCCTGTAGCAGGACCCTGTCCCAAGGGAAGTCCTTTCTGGTGAGACCCAGGCTACTGGAGGGGGCTGACAAGTGCTGTTCAGCGTCCAGCAAGGGAACGAGGCAATCACCTCGTCACATTTCCAGAACCCAGGATGCTTGAGGGCTGAAAGgggtgagggatggggagggccCATCTTTGAAAGCCATAATGCTAGGGTGCACTGAGCCCCATGGGGCCAGCCCAACGCCAGGTTTCCCCAGTGAGTGACACTGAGTGCCCTTGGGGAGACCCAAGCCTGGGGGACTGAGGAGGGGATCCTTTGAGCTGACAAAGCCAGGCTGACATGAAGATAAGGAAGGTCAGCCCTGATGTGGGAGCCATGGGAGTCCCCGAAGTGAGCCGGCGGGGTCTGGGATGGGCCCCCCTGGGCCACACCCCCACTTACCAGCCAGGAGAATCCCAGCAGATGGAAGCCACTGCCCAGCCATGCTGAGGGCTCCTGCTCAGGCTGCCAAGCCCAGAACCAGATGGGAGGAGGCAGGTGGAAGATTCCCTCCAGATCTCCCTTCAGGAAAGAAGTGCGGCCCAGCTGTGACCTCTGGTCAGCCGATGCCTCCAGCTATGCCCTGAGCTGCGTCTGCCTGGCCTCCTTCCACAGTCCTGCCCTGC encodes:
- the LOC123330692 gene encoding taste receptor cell protein 1-like gives rise to the protein MLGNLSLDESSLASDGSNLTDLALETLSIHLTAMEPFHPLLLLPGSAPFVLLEKKILPQVTAVVAEFYSAHPQEGPLLLFSNTDQWVGVYIEYKFQTPVGTHLPGLANFLAQSIMDPAVQKSSIMANGQPDTSIPCYAMALILLGLLFIALVLVWKRKTCFGVSSQTRCPFLLLLLQ
- the LOC123330693 gene encoding proline-rich protein 36-like; amino-acid sequence: MAGQWLPSAGILLADVLVVSAPALPLPPAHEDLSPSPWTSGTSALQGGSKKILLSSLNHLVPVPAGVSPSAERSGEAPDRRARGLFPEAPGDQQGLLGFLLDLQLLLNQTAPLGPSGTPGGATHRAALSAVAEPAAHGTPKSQPVSHVAAPGDGEEILVPGSPERAATSPLQASPQPQSQPVSRHLFNPKVWTPSASGPSNFRPGNAPLLTLAPRAPEKAVSSAPQGPLAFASISHMLAATEPLPPVATVRSVLDTASAALTAVSGSPRNGLASSLGLGPSASPLLSTVPSWQLPSALPPPPSPCTSPSPALASLSPIVGPGSPSPPEPEPPGALLHLCSPTQPQAVSSMFPAFRLPSHLRWLQGWLLLSGQSSLGHWSLLAQAPWPPSPSDVPLAFLLAVPESQEVWPPPSRLPCLVPARLSHCRTPDPPPHDPAMRLTL